One region of Trinickia violacea genomic DNA includes:
- a CDS encoding SIR2 family NAD-dependent protein deacylase, which translates to MNDNPEIRRAADWVRSADGIVIAAGAGMSVDSGLPDFRGTGGLWTSLLPAGMTEWDVGSLTQGECFIDKPVDAWRFYGRALQVCRQVAPHAGYAMLRRWAERASRGAFVFTSNVDGHFQAAGFDEARIVECHGTINFMQCAEPCSDAIWVSGSVMDGVDIDTLTPSDLPRCQHCGRLARPNFLMFDDTSWIGTRTSLQWERLRTWLGTVAKPVVIELGAGTVVLSVRMFSESVRGALIRINLSECAVVGDGVGIRGSALQILSAIDEVMRKA; encoded by the coding sequence ATGAACGATAACCCCGAAATTAGGCGTGCGGCAGATTGGGTCCGTAGCGCCGACGGTATTGTAATTGCGGCCGGTGCGGGCATGAGTGTGGATTCCGGTCTGCCGGACTTTCGCGGCACCGGCGGCCTGTGGACGTCGCTTCTGCCTGCCGGCATGACCGAGTGGGATGTTGGTTCTCTGACACAGGGTGAATGCTTCATAGACAAACCTGTTGACGCATGGCGCTTCTACGGACGCGCGCTGCAGGTATGTCGACAGGTCGCACCGCACGCCGGCTACGCGATGCTCCGGCGTTGGGCAGAGCGCGCGAGCCGCGGCGCATTCGTTTTCACGAGCAACGTCGATGGTCACTTTCAGGCGGCCGGCTTCGACGAAGCGCGAATTGTCGAATGTCACGGTACGATCAACTTCATGCAATGTGCCGAACCGTGCAGCGACGCAATCTGGGTGTCGGGCAGCGTCATGGATGGCGTTGATATCGATACCCTTACGCCTTCCGATTTGCCGCGCTGCCAGCATTGTGGCCGTCTCGCGCGTCCGAACTTTTTGATGTTTGATGACACGTCTTGGATCGGTACAAGAACGTCGCTGCAGTGGGAACGCCTGCGTACCTGGCTCGGCACAGTCGCCAAACCAGTGGTGATAGAGCTGGGCGCAGGAACTGTGGTGCTGAGCGTGCGTATGTTTTCTGAGTCCGTTCGCGGGGCGCTGATTCGTATCAACCTCTCGGAATGTGCGGTAGTGGGAGACGGCGTCGGTATTCGAGGCTCGGCGCTCCAAATACTGAGTGCGATCGATGAGGTAATGCGCAAAGCCTGA
- a CDS encoding helix-turn-helix transcriptional regulator — translation MSEIDREIMRVLPDGGTQGEYISTPEIHRRLLKTVLDTPSSKTVYRHLEKLEQEGLVEMDHRGTASVWRRRAGASGMAAKAGSMMTFDEALALQTLRRFSSRQIPELVAESLSAMFDIAEARLQKINNETERKYSRWASKVAVEGGGFTLLYPIIDRDLFATVSRALFEERKLEIVYRPRNNADNDRSRVILPLGLVEVGGLVYLVGGTEGKPDPTMYRMDRLWSAEAMLESFVYPSSFSLDAYVKQQRRFDFMVEKEVPLKLKFIEGAGDHLLEAPMSTDQKSTRKDDALYVQGTVMLSQRLRWWLRSFGPNVEVLGPANLRAELTEEAHSLAKTYSK, via the coding sequence ATGTCTGAGATCGACCGCGAAATCATGCGCGTGCTTCCCGATGGGGGCACGCAAGGCGAGTACATTAGCACCCCGGAGATTCACCGACGTCTGCTAAAGACAGTGCTCGACACGCCTTCATCAAAGACGGTTTACCGCCATCTTGAGAAGCTTGAGCAGGAAGGACTCGTCGAGATGGATCACCGCGGAACAGCGTCGGTGTGGCGAAGGAGGGCAGGCGCAAGCGGCATGGCGGCCAAGGCGGGGTCCATGATGACTTTCGACGAAGCCCTCGCACTGCAGACGCTAAGACGTTTTTCGTCGCGCCAGATTCCGGAGCTGGTGGCCGAGTCACTCTCCGCAATGTTTGATATTGCAGAAGCGCGCCTTCAAAAGATAAACAACGAAACGGAGCGGAAATACTCTCGCTGGGCGAGCAAGGTTGCAGTGGAGGGAGGTGGCTTCACACTACTCTACCCGATCATCGATCGTGATCTGTTCGCAACCGTATCGAGAGCGCTTTTCGAAGAGCGCAAGCTCGAGATTGTGTACAGGCCCCGGAACAACGCCGACAACGATCGTTCGAGGGTCATTCTGCCTCTCGGGCTAGTCGAAGTCGGTGGCCTGGTCTATCTGGTAGGGGGCACTGAAGGCAAGCCCGATCCGACAATGTACCGTATGGACCGCCTTTGGAGCGCCGAAGCGATGCTCGAGTCATTCGTCTATCCTTCGTCGTTCTCGCTTGACGCGTACGTCAAGCAGCAACGTCGGTTCGATTTTATGGTCGAGAAGGAGGTGCCGCTCAAGCTGAAATTCATCGAAGGTGCTGGCGATCATTTGCTCGAAGCACCAATGTCGACGGATCAAAAGAGCACACGCAAAGATGATGCGCTCTACGTGCAAGGGACCGTTATGCTCAGCCAGAGACTGCGCTGGTGGTTGCGCTCCTTTGGGCCAAACGTGGAGGTGCTGGGACCCGCGAACCTTCGCGCGGAGCTTACCGAGGAAGCGCACTCGCTTGCCAAGACTTACAGCAAATAG